A genomic segment from Amygdalobacter nucleatus encodes:
- a CDS encoding AbiTii domain-containing protein, with protein MGSIVLELQNEIVSSNCDVVNILRKAHLIASKLKLNDFDQWIQHELNGYPDPESCPEYRKVRGSLKAFNPYRGWIPTSIQDNEVEKKICERKLVNSISEIISLCQSSGNVLISEFSGEQLALFDKMFDSPLPMMYALHIPTTAVKDIEEKVKNTILEWTLKLESEGIVGENMIFSETEKESAVNIPQTVNNYYGNTSVINSPSDNVQIVSGSENTVTFSYDKVKDVVDAVEKSISESDLSKEDIETATELLADIKLKIEEEKKPHILKSALVGLKDFLINTGANVAAGLIQAKMQGLF; from the coding sequence ATGGGAAGTATTGTTTTAGAATTACAGAATGAAATTGTGTCATCAAATTGCGATGTTGTTAATATATTACGCAAAGCACATTTGATTGCATCAAAATTAAAGCTTAATGATTTTGATCAATGGATTCAACACGAATTAAATGGTTATCCTGACCCAGAATCTTGCCCTGAGTATAGAAAGGTTCGTGGAAGTTTAAAAGCTTTCAATCCTTATCGCGGTTGGATTCCAACCTCAATACAGGATAATGAAGTCGAAAAAAAGATTTGTGAAAGAAAGTTAGTAAATTCAATTTCTGAAATCATTTCTTTATGTCAGTCCTCAGGAAATGTATTAATTTCAGAATTTTCAGGCGAACAACTTGCATTGTTTGATAAAATGTTTGATTCGCCACTTCCAATGATGTATGCATTACATATACCTACAACTGCAGTTAAAGACATTGAAGAAAAAGTCAAAAATACTATTTTAGAATGGACATTGAAATTAGAATCGGAAGGTATTGTAGGGGAAAATATGATTTTCTCTGAGACTGAAAAAGAATCCGCAGTGAACATACCACAAACCGTGAATAATTATTACGGAAATACAAGTGTGATCAATTCGCCATCCGATAATGTACAGATAGTGTCTGGAAGTGAGAATACAGTTACATTTTCCTATGATAAAGTTAAGGATGTAGTTGATGCCGTTGAAAAAAGTATTAGTGAATCTGATTTATCAAAAGAGGATATAGAAACCGCAACAGAATTATTAGCTGACATCAAATTAAAAATTGAAGAAGAGAAGAAACCGCATATTTTAAAATCAGCATTGGTTGGACTAAAAGACTTTTTAATCAATACAGGTGCCAATGTTGCTGCAGGATTAATACAAGCTAAAATGCAAGGTTTGTTCTAA
- a CDS encoding restriction endonuclease subunit S, giving the protein MGLSNCILGTFLELCSNKNIDLAFSIANVQGVNNQKQMMSTKADLNDRDLSKFQIVYPGDFVFNHRTSRNGSKFSIAYNDREQPVICTEDYVVFRIRDDYKKILNPRWLYMFFNRPEFDRFVITNSWGSSTEFYNWEDIQAIQLSLPDIKIQNKFVNVYNAMVANQKAYERGLEDLKLTCDAYIEDLRRKMPCEKIGKYIQEYSHKNELGLTVTSVRGIATSKEFIATKANMNGVSVDNYKEVEPNMIAFISDTSRRADKLSLAINESKETYLVSPIATVMYTDRKRLLPNYLNLFFCRKEFDRYARFHSWGSARENFSFEDMQNVRIPIPSLPMQQSIVDIYTAYKQRRSINEKLKTQVKAICPILIKGSIEEGRNTKEA; this is encoded by the coding sequence ATGGGATTGAGTAATTGCATTCTTGGGACTTTTCTGGAGTTATGCTCAAATAAAAATATAGACTTAGCTTTTAGTATCGCCAATGTACAAGGAGTTAATAACCAAAAACAGATGATGTCTACAAAAGCAGATCTTAATGATAGAGATTTGAGCAAATTTCAGATTGTGTATCCCGGAGATTTTGTTTTTAATCACAGAACTTCAAGAAATGGTTCTAAATTCAGTATTGCCTATAATGATAGAGAACAACCTGTGATTTGTACAGAAGATTATGTTGTGTTTCGTATTCGTGATGATTACAAAAAGATTTTAAATCCTAGATGGTTGTATATGTTTTTTAATCGTCCTGAATTCGATAGATTTGTTATAACCAATTCGTGGGGAAGTTCCACAGAATTCTATAATTGGGAAGATATTCAAGCAATACAATTATCTTTGCCAGATATAAAGATTCAAAATAAATTTGTCAATGTCTACAATGCCATGGTGGCCAATCAAAAAGCCTACGAGCGTGGATTAGAAGACTTGAAGCTTACTTGTGATGCTTATATTGAAGATTTACGTCGTAAAATGCCGTGTGAAAAAATCGGGAAATATATACAGGAATATTCTCATAAAAATGAGTTGGGGCTTACAGTAACTTCTGTACGCGGCATAGCGACTAGTAAGGAATTTATTGCTACAAAGGCTAACATGAACGGTGTTTCAGTAGATAACTATAAAGAAGTTGAGCCTAATATGATTGCTTTTATTTCAGATACATCACGTAGAGCGGACAAACTATCCTTAGCGATTAATGAATCTAAAGAAACCTATTTAGTTAGTCCAATAGCAACAGTTATGTACACAGATAGGAAAAGACTACTTCCGAACTATTTGAATTTATTCTTTTGCAGAAAAGAGTTCGATCGTTATGCACGTTTTCATTCATGGGGTTCCGCACGAGAAAATTTTTCATTTGAAGATATGCAAAATGTGCGTATTCCCATCCCATCATTACCAATGCAACAATCTATCGTTGATATTTACACGGCCTACAAACAACGTCGATCCATCAACGAAAAACTGAAAACACAGGTCAAAGCTATCTGCCCTATTTTAATCAAAGGATCTATAGAAGAAGGAAGAAACACAAAGGAGGCATAA
- a CDS encoding phage/plasmid primase, P4 family, translated as MDLEKLPKALKNKNIFCSWKYEQQENGRLTKPPYNPITGKKAATDNLSDFTSLDAVLKVKGQYDGIGIKLVDNLLGIDLDHCIDNGIIKDWAKEIISHFKHAYIEYSPSKHGFHILLLFNGAYDKTAYYIKHGDIEVYSALATNRYLTVTGDVYQEGELLEDDAAIMWLLDTYMKRNINTHEKENNVCASSYLSDTAVIEKAGNAINGAKFTALWHGDISAYPSHSEADAALVSILAFYCGGNKEQIDRLFRKSALFRPKWDEHRGSDTYGNTTIQKAVSKCHTFYEPFHNASAEEDFDDLLSKLQELKPDENIRYRNGDLGNGRLFADIFQNILHYVPERKMWFIFDGVRWTCDIGTLKTMELCKDLALSLIRYAGAIKDERTRSMLVEYWNKWSSRRNREIYIKEAQSVYPISMEAFDKNIYLFNCQNGTLDLEHGVFRKHLATDLITKVSPVFYDPKARSERFSRFVDEIMSGDCEKTLYLQKSLGYALSGDTRYECMFFLFGESTRNGKGTLMESVLSVMGDYGKAVRAETIALKKNPNSSQPTEDVARLAGVRFANISEPSRGLFLNSAQVKYMTGSDTLNARFLHENSFDFKPQFKLYVNTNYLPVISDMTVFSSDRMQIIPFNRHFEAWEQDKTLKAEFSKKEVQSAILNWLLEGFTSLRDEGFKPPKSVLDAIFSYAHDSDKMAQFAEDALIKDQSSEIRTAVVYDHYKKWCIDNGCFSENSRNFNQELRKFAEVVRKRPKTGGEKTTLLKGYRLKSEFSDFFKWQLVAVNNLYPPITL; from the coding sequence ATGGATCTAGAGAAACTGCCAAAAGCACTAAAGAACAAGAATATCTTTTGTTCATGGAAGTACGAGCAGCAAGAAAACGGTAGGCTCACTAAGCCGCCTTATAACCCCATAACAGGAAAGAAAGCAGCTACAGACAACTTAAGCGATTTTACCTCGCTTGATGCTGTCTTGAAAGTGAAAGGCCAATATGACGGGATTGGGATAAAGCTTGTTGATAATCTCTTAGGTATCGATTTAGACCACTGTATCGATAATGGAATCATTAAAGACTGGGCAAAAGAGATTATTTCCCATTTCAAGCACGCTTATATCGAATACAGTCCAAGTAAGCATGGCTTTCATATCTTGCTTCTGTTTAATGGCGCATACGATAAAACAGCTTATTACATCAAGCATGGGGATATTGAGGTTTACAGCGCTCTAGCTACGAATCGCTATCTAACAGTTACGGGCGATGTGTATCAGGAAGGCGAGCTTTTAGAAGACGATGCAGCCATAATGTGGCTTTTAGACACGTACATGAAGCGAAACATAAACACTCATGAAAAAGAAAATAACGTGTGTGCAAGCTCGTATTTAAGCGATACAGCTGTTATTGAAAAAGCTGGCAACGCCATAAATGGAGCTAAATTTACAGCACTTTGGCATGGTGACATTTCGGCTTACCCTTCTCATAGCGAAGCGGATGCCGCGCTTGTGTCTATTCTTGCCTTTTACTGTGGCGGTAACAAGGAGCAAATAGACCGACTTTTTCGTAAGTCTGCTTTATTCCGTCCTAAGTGGGATGAACACCGTGGCTCAGATACTTATGGCAATACAACCATTCAGAAAGCTGTTTCTAAATGTCATACGTTCTATGAGCCTTTCCATAATGCAAGTGCTGAGGAAGACTTTGATGATCTCTTATCTAAATTACAGGAACTAAAGCCTGATGAAAATATCCGATATCGCAACGGTGATTTAGGTAATGGCAGATTGTTTGCTGATATCTTCCAAAACATTCTGCACTATGTACCGGAGCGCAAGATGTGGTTCATCTTCGACGGTGTACGTTGGACTTGCGATATTGGAACGCTTAAAACGATGGAACTATGCAAAGATTTAGCTCTTTCTCTTATACGTTATGCTGGTGCCATTAAAGACGAGAGAACCCGTTCCATGCTTGTTGAGTATTGGAACAAATGGAGCAGCCGTCGTAACCGTGAGATTTATATCAAGGAAGCTCAAAGCGTTTACCCAATTTCGATGGAAGCGTTCGATAAGAACATTTATCTATTTAACTGCCAAAACGGAACTTTAGACCTTGAGCATGGTGTTTTTCGCAAGCACTTAGCAACAGATCTTATTACCAAAGTATCACCTGTGTTTTATGACCCGAAGGCAAGAAGTGAGCGTTTTAGCCGGTTCGTTGATGAAATTATGAGCGGAGATTGCGAGAAAACTTTGTATCTTCAAAAGTCATTAGGCTATGCGTTAAGCGGTGATACGCGCTATGAGTGCATGTTCTTTCTTTTTGGAGAAAGCACAAGAAACGGTAAAGGCACACTCATGGAAAGCGTTCTGTCTGTGATGGGCGATTATGGAAAAGCGGTACGCGCGGAAACCATTGCTCTAAAGAAGAACCCCAACAGCTCACAGCCGACCGAGGATGTAGCACGCCTTGCCGGTGTTCGCTTTGCCAATATATCTGAGCCAAGCCGAGGACTATTCCTTAATTCAGCCCAAGTTAAATACATGACAGGAAGTGATACCTTAAACGCTCGATTCCTGCATGAGAACAGCTTTGACTTTAAACCACAGTTCAAACTGTATGTGAACACTAATTATCTTCCTGTCATCAGCGATATGACAGTGTTTAGTAGCGACCGCATGCAGATTATTCCCTTTAACAGGCATTTTGAAGCGTGGGAACAGGATAAAACCTTAAAGGCGGAGTTCTCTAAAAAAGAGGTGCAAAGTGCCATTTTAAACTGGCTTCTTGAAGGCTTTACCAGCCTCCGAGATGAAGGCTTTAAGCCACCTAAGAGCGTCCTCGATGCCATTTTTAGTTATGCCCACGACAGCGACAAAATGGCACAGTTTGCTGAAGATGCACTCATTAAAGACCAAAGCTCTGAGATTCGAACGGCAGTTGTATACGACCACTACAAGAAGTGGTGCATTGATAACGGCTGTTTTTCTGAGAACAGCAGGAACTTCAATCAGGAATTAAGAAAATTTGCCGAGGTAGTAAGAAAGCGTCCCAAGACAGGCGGAGAAAAAACCACGCTTCTTAAAGGCTACAGGCTTAAAAGTGAGTTTAGCGATTTTTTTAAGTGGCAATTAGTGGCAGTTAATAACCTATATCCCCCTATAACCCTATAA
- a CDS encoding phage major capsid protein codes for MINRDIEKEMKLASQDYHSTFWNVLRNASGNANTIERKLRHRYTDAYDLPTSSLVKLEAKLANKSNLRKLCTVVKAHSQASKLFIYEASPFTKWVKDYDTSIMTHMPIKDGFKRIDVTDYTLVNLIRLGTDFTADLDFDIEEFITSELTKQFILSESEAFINGDGITKPTGILSDTSGAEVAVQAKEISADTIKRLFFSLDSKYRENATWLMNDETALYLQTLKDTTGAYILPDFDGNLMGRPVVIDKAMPSYQKGAKVIAFGDFSNYWIIERHNPTIKVLNEIFSLIDQIGYLSFEYLDGKLVHPEAIKVLQLS; via the coding sequence ATGATTAACAGAGATATTGAAAAAGAAATGAAACTAGCAAGTCAGGACTACCACAGCACGTTTTGGAATGTACTGCGTAATGCAAGCGGTAATGCGAATACTATTGAAAGAAAGCTGCGCCACCGTTATACGGATGCCTATGATTTGCCGACTTCTTCTCTAGTAAAACTCGAAGCAAAGCTTGCAAACAAAAGTAATCTTAGAAAACTGTGTACAGTGGTAAAAGCACACTCGCAAGCGAGTAAATTGTTTATCTATGAAGCTTCACCGTTCACCAAATGGGTGAAAGATTATGACACAAGCATCATGACGCATATGCCTATTAAAGATGGCTTTAAGCGTATTGATGTAACGGATTATACCCTAGTTAACCTTATTCGTTTGGGTACGGATTTTACAGCTGATCTTGACTTTGATATCGAAGAGTTCATCACAAGCGAACTCACAAAGCAGTTCATATTGAGTGAGTCGGAAGCTTTTATAAATGGCGATGGGATAACTAAGCCGACAGGAATTTTATCAGATACATCAGGTGCTGAGGTTGCTGTGCAAGCAAAAGAGATTTCCGCAGATACCATCAAACGTTTATTCTTCTCGCTAGATAGTAAGTATCGAGAAAATGCCACGTGGCTTATGAATGATGAAACTGCTCTTTATCTTCAAACCTTAAAGGACACTACCGGAGCATACATCCTACCTGATTTTGATGGCAACTTAATGGGCAGACCTGTGGTCATTGACAAGGCCATGCCTTCTTATCAAAAGGGAGCAAAAGTTATCGCCTTTGGTGATTTTTCCAACTACTGGATTATCGAACGCCATAACCCAACCATCAAGGTTCTAAACGAAATATTTTCTCTTATAGACCAGATAGGTTACCTCTCTTTTGAATATTTGGATGGGAAACTGGTACATCCTGAAGCAATTAAAGTATTGCAACTTTCTTAA
- a CDS encoding type I restriction endonuclease subunit R, which translates to MAKLKEYNGHYCESEYEYAFIGFLEAEGWNYIAGNNINRISKRDVLISEDFKKFIAKTNPELTEDEVTQIFDNVRLVGAESDFATLHKVYGWMVDGIQFTPQNGLAKMVPLIDFENPDKNIFRVVNQLTVEYTNNGQKENRRPDVLLFVNGMPLCVVELKNPADAHATVYDAWEQINIRYWRDIPHLLHYCPLACISDGVKTRLGTVRTPYEHFYAWRRVNDDDKVSTLPFAETETMIKGVYSPARFLEIFRDYIYFQDSIYDSAEVEIVCRYPQFFAAKLLKQSIVNSIATGNGKGGTYFGATGCGKTYTMAFLARQLALRCSNIPQVGSPTIILIVDREELQKQGAKLFTKSKEFLNLGEVSVVKNRAQLRQELCARQSGGFYICTIQKFCDREDDKIGLINDRQNIICFSDEAHRTQLEHSKKIQFSKDADENMKAMVSKPYAKVLKEAFPHATFVGFTGTPIAETYQTFGQEIDRYTMDQAVADGLTVSIKYHPRIAKVLLDKNKAKEIENYYKKCADDGATYDDIEASKRAMSSMEVILGEPSRLERLAIDIHDHYISSCDSDPDRIQKAMIVCSSRKIAYSLLLKFKDKYPEWFEEKKTPDGVTATDEELKELKPMPFMAMVSSVGSNDEAEMYNYLGGVKNDKRCEELDAAFKQERSNFHIVIVVDMWITGFDVPSLTYLYNDKPLKKHLLIQTISRVNRKYPGKEYGMVIDYIGIRDNMREAMKVYGGDTSVAPTSDDVEQATSAFREEIEILKALFTDYDLAPFLNPKCDPVERYKLLSKAAEYVFTSAQVLQTEGNGKTNQVSFKTYFLKSVKRMRSAFDICQPSGNLDEEESALAQCFMAIAGFVRKMSGTSDVDAETMNLVVSKMVEEALKYNKVESVLESGEEEDIFSPEYFEKLSDVEMPATKLELLIKMLRKQIKEYGRVNQLAAKSFQEMIEKTIDEYHERRKHLTAEEAGATQEAASEDIIKAATKQALVILRQMNENRESFRKIGLTFEEKAFYDILIALRDQYKFEYGIDKEVNGVVVNDKCKILAKKVKEIIDTESSFVDWLNNQNVRNQLKLKIKICLVKNGYPPQYSPEVFTKVMEQVENFEEHSETTSES; encoded by the coding sequence ATGGCAAAGTTAAAGGAATATAACGGCCACTACTGTGAATCAGAGTATGAGTATGCCTTCATTGGATTCTTGGAAGCGGAAGGCTGGAATTATATCGCCGGCAATAATATCAACCGCATTAGCAAAAGAGATGTGTTAATCTCCGAGGATTTCAAAAAATTTATTGCCAAGACAAATCCAGAACTTACCGAAGATGAGGTTACACAGATTTTCGACAATGTCCGTCTTGTCGGTGCGGAAAGTGATTTTGCAACCTTACATAAAGTCTATGGTTGGATGGTTGATGGTATTCAGTTTACGCCGCAGAATGGTTTGGCAAAGATGGTACCTCTTATCGACTTTGAAAACCCTGATAAGAATATCTTCCGCGTTGTCAATCAGCTTACTGTAGAATATACAAACAATGGACAGAAGGAAAATCGCAGACCTGATGTGCTGTTGTTTGTTAACGGTATGCCATTATGTGTTGTCGAACTTAAAAATCCAGCCGATGCGCATGCAACAGTTTATGACGCTTGGGAACAGATTAATATTCGTTACTGGAGGGATATTCCCCATTTATTGCATTACTGTCCTCTTGCCTGTATTTCCGACGGCGTGAAGACAAGGCTTGGAACAGTTCGCACTCCTTACGAGCATTTTTATGCTTGGCGACGTGTGAATGATGATGATAAGGTTTCTACGCTTCCATTTGCTGAAACTGAAACAATGATTAAAGGTGTATATTCACCTGCCAGATTTTTAGAGATTTTCAGAGATTATATTTATTTCCAAGATAGTATTTATGACAGTGCCGAAGTTGAAATTGTATGTAGATATCCGCAGTTTTTTGCTGCAAAATTATTAAAGCAAAGCATTGTTAATTCTATCGCTACCGGAAATGGTAAAGGTGGTACATATTTTGGAGCAACTGGCTGTGGTAAAACATATACGATGGCTTTTCTTGCCAGGCAGCTTGCACTTCGTTGTTCTAATATTCCTCAAGTAGGCTCGCCGACAATTATTCTTATCGTTGATCGAGAAGAATTACAAAAGCAGGGTGCAAAGCTATTTACCAAAAGTAAAGAATTCTTAAATCTTGGTGAAGTATCTGTTGTTAAAAACAGAGCACAGTTAAGACAGGAACTCTGTGCAAGACAAAGCGGTGGTTTCTATATCTGCACAATTCAGAAATTCTGCGACCGTGAAGATGATAAAATCGGGCTTATCAATGACCGTCAGAACATTATATGTTTTTCTGATGAAGCTCATAGAACTCAGCTTGAACATTCTAAAAAGATTCAATTCAGTAAAGATGCTGATGAAAATATGAAAGCTATGGTTTCAAAGCCATATGCAAAAGTATTAAAGGAAGCATTTCCGCATGCTACGTTTGTAGGTTTCACAGGAACTCCTATTGCCGAAACATATCAGACCTTTGGTCAGGAAATTGATAGATACACTATGGATCAGGCGGTCGCAGATGGACTAACTGTTTCTATTAAGTATCATCCTCGTATTGCCAAGGTGTTACTTGATAAGAACAAGGCAAAAGAAATTGAAAATTACTATAAAAAGTGTGCCGATGATGGTGCAACGTATGATGATATTGAAGCCAGTAAACGTGCAATGAGTTCTATGGAAGTTATCCTTGGCGAGCCTTCTCGCTTGGAGAGGCTTGCTATAGATATTCATGACCATTATATTTCATCTTGTGATAGTGACCCAGATAGAATTCAGAAAGCAATGATTGTCTGCTCTAGCAGAAAAATTGCATATTCACTTCTTTTGAAATTCAAGGATAAATATCCGGAATGGTTTGAAGAAAAGAAAACTCCTGACGGAGTTACTGCAACAGATGAAGAACTTAAAGAATTAAAGCCTATGCCATTTATGGCTATGGTATCGAGTGTTGGAAGTAATGATGAAGCTGAGATGTATAACTATCTTGGTGGCGTTAAAAATGATAAACGTTGCGAAGAACTGGATGCAGCCTTTAAACAGGAAAGGTCTAATTTCCATATTGTTATCGTAGTTGATATGTGGATTACGGGATTTGATGTTCCGTCACTTACCTATTTATACAATGATAAGCCTTTGAAGAAGCACTTGCTGATTCAAACTATCAGTCGTGTAAACAGAAAATATCCCGGCAAAGAATATGGTATGGTTATCGACTATATTGGCATTCGCGATAATATGCGTGAGGCCATGAAGGTTTACGGTGGTGATACATCAGTTGCTCCCACATCGGATGACGTTGAGCAGGCTACCTCTGCATTCAGGGAGGAGATTGAAATACTTAAAGCACTGTTTACAGATTATGACTTAGCGCCATTCCTTAATCCGAAATGCGACCCTGTTGAAAGATATAAATTACTTTCCAAAGCCGCTGAGTATGTCTTTACATCAGCACAGGTCTTGCAGACAGAAGGAAACGGAAAAACTAATCAGGTCTCGTTTAAGACATATTTCTTAAAGTCTGTTAAGAGAATGAGAAGTGCTTTTGATATTTGCCAACCTTCTGGGAATCTGGACGAAGAAGAATCTGCGCTTGCACAGTGCTTTATGGCTATAGCAGGTTTCGTTCGTAAAATGAGCGGAACCAGCGATGTTGATGCTGAAACTATGAATCTTGTGGTATCAAAGATGGTTGAAGAGGCATTAAAATACAATAAGGTAGAAAGTGTTCTTGAAAGTGGCGAGGAAGAAGATATCTTCTCTCCTGAATACTTTGAAAAATTATCAGATGTAGAAATGCCTGCTACAAAGTTAGAATTACTTATCAAAATGCTCCGTAAGCAAATAAAGGAATATGGCAGGGTCAACCAATTAGCAGCGAAATCTTTCCAAGAAATGATTGAAAAGACTATTGATGAGTACCATGAAAGACGTAAGCACCTTACTGCTGAAGAAGCCGGGGCAACACAGGAAGCTGCCTCAGAAGATATTATTAAGGCTGCAACTAAACAAGCTTTAGTGATACTTCGTCAGATGAACGAAAATCGTGAGAGTTTCCGTAAAATAGGATTAACCTTTGAAGAAAAGGCATTCTATGATATTTTGATTGCTCTTCGTGACCAGTATAAGTTTGAATATGGCATTGACAAAGAAGTTAACGGTGTTGTGGTAAACGATAAATGCAAGATACTTGCTAAAAAAGTTAAGGAAATAATAGATACCGAGTCTTCGTTTGTAGACTGGCTCAACAATCAGAATGTGCGTAATCAGTTAAAATTGAAGATAAAGATTTGTTTGGTTAAGAACGGCTATCCTCCACAGTATAGTCCTGAAGTGTTCACAAAGGTTATGGAGCAGGTAGAAAATTTTGAGGAGCATTCTGAAACAACTTCAGAAAGTTAG
- a CDS encoding class I SAM-dependent DNA methyltransferase, giving the protein MAKKETAEKALNIDSILFNCRDYLRAARNSGSFFEKRDMMLTLVFLRFIGEKYEDGIESLRKTLIEQGLDPDDENIRAAFFDDATFADGTYNLPVEARWSTIINTPAPKLNVALDTALSRLEEEDPQLKGCFIKGTFTTRNLAANDIKKIVDEVNKISHKAFGEEKDLIGYVYEYFLKEFAVNATKEEGEFYTPHDVVKLIAAMIEPFEGTLYDPACGSGGMFIQSAELVKSKQGNLNSINVYGQEKEAATYRLAKMNLALRGISHNLGGTNDSSFTHDLHKGLYFNYIMANPPFNLKGWYDENLKNDSRWADYGTPPESNANYAWILHILSHLKPSNGVAGFLLANGALNDSDTLEIRKRLIQNDKVEAIIVLPRELFITTDISVTLWILNQNKNGGKYHDRNLRNREHEILFMDLRTWTEHAVKGENKKKVRLSAEQIQHAADIYHTWQSEGTDGNNYAVPELYRSVGMEEIESKDWALTPSKYIEFIDHDLDIDYEKEMARIQAEMKDLLHEEKESQKMLEDAFRGIGYGIE; this is encoded by the coding sequence ATGGCAAAAAAGGAAACTGCTGAAAAGGCATTAAATATAGATAGTATACTTTTTAATTGTAGAGATTACTTACGTGCAGCACGAAATTCTGGCTCATTTTTTGAAAAAAGAGATATGATGCTCACACTTGTATTCTTGCGTTTTATCGGTGAGAAATACGAAGACGGCATCGAATCACTCCGTAAGACTTTAATTGAGCAGGGACTAGACCCTGATGATGAAAACATCAGAGCCGCATTCTTTGATGATGCTACTTTTGCAGACGGAACATACAACCTTCCTGTAGAAGCAAGATGGTCAACTATAATCAACACACCGGCTCCAAAACTCAATGTTGCGCTGGATACTGCATTAAGTAGACTTGAAGAGGAAGATCCTCAGCTTAAAGGTTGCTTTATAAAGGGTACATTTACCACCCGTAATTTAGCGGCTAATGACATCAAGAAAATTGTTGATGAAGTTAATAAAATCAGTCACAAGGCTTTTGGTGAAGAAAAAGACTTAATCGGCTATGTATATGAATATTTCCTTAAAGAGTTCGCAGTTAATGCAACAAAGGAAGAAGGAGAATTTTATACTCCTCACGATGTAGTTAAGCTTATTGCAGCTATGATTGAACCGTTTGAAGGCACACTTTACGACCCTGCATGCGGTTCCGGAGGTATGTTCATTCAAAGTGCCGAACTTGTGAAATCGAAGCAAGGCAATCTGAACAGTATCAATGTTTATGGTCAGGAAAAGGAAGCTGCAACTTATCGCCTTGCAAAGATGAATTTGGCACTTCGTGGTATCAGCCATAACCTTGGTGGCACAAATGATTCTTCATTTACCCATGATTTACACAAGGGATTATATTTCAACTACATTATGGCAAATCCGCCTTTCAATCTTAAAGGCTGGTATGATGAAAATCTAAAGAATGATTCTCGCTGGGCAGATTATGGAACGCCACCTGAAAGCAATGCCAACTATGCGTGGATTTTACATATACTCTCACACTTAAAGCCTTCTAACGGTGTTGCCGGATTCTTGCTTGCTAACGGTGCATTAAACGATAGTGATACATTGGAAATTCGTAAAAGACTTATTCAAAATGATAAGGTGGAAGCAATTATTGTTCTTCCGCGAGAACTGTTTATTACAACGGACATCAGTGTAACACTTTGGATTTTGAATCAGAATAAAAATGGCGGAAAATACCACGATAGAAATCTTCGTAACCGTGAGCATGAAATTTTATTCATGGATTTACGTACCTGGACGGAACATGCTGTCAAAGGTGAAAACAAGAAAAAAGTACGCCTTAGTGCTGAGCAGATTCAGCATGCTGCAGATATCTACCACACTTGGCAAAGTGAAGGCACAGACGGCAATAATTATGCCGTACCTGAGCTTTACCGCAGTGTCGGGATGGAAGAAATTGAAAGCAAGGATTGGGCTCTTACGCCAAGTAAATACATCGAGTTCATCGACCATGATTTAGATATAGATTATGAAAAGGAAATGGCACGCATTCAAGCCGAGATGAAAGACCTTCTGCATGAGGAAAAAGAGTCGCAAAAGATGCTTGAGGACGCCTTCAGGGGGATCGGCTATGGGATTGAGTAA
- a CDS encoding helix-turn-helix domain-containing protein, whose amino-acid sequence MAVSYKKLLHRMIEEDISNQDLMRMSNISANIITKLRTGQYISLEKVEGICTALHCTPNDILEFVAEDEK is encoded by the coding sequence ATGGCTGTTAGTTATAAAAAACTTTTACATCGCATGATTGAAGAAGATATTTCAAATCAGGACTTAATGAGAATGAGCAATATTTCCGCCAACATTATTACGAAACTACGCACTGGACAATATATATCACTGGAAAAAGTGGAAGGTATCTGCACGGCTTTACACTGCACACCCAACGATATTTTGGAATTTGTAGCAGAGGATGAAAAGTAA